One segment of Spirochaetota bacterium DNA contains the following:
- a CDS encoding ATP-binding protein has product MPLPKSFRSRKLFHSAPQTVLEASIRKEIMVYTMNLLQHLEPNERLLTLCMECLSIKSRREMIESLFSENEKKNRDEFGPDYYKDALESLYNPSDLGSTIMRIVLDAVQKKKWATVRYKIFMFIKKEYETIAQHKNELDERLAKLMEFFSLTDIDCAIMKLWAIAISIPNSPLKELLSEVNYSELQKRIAIATGLSLSAVKMSLSKKGILYTSRIIESINPDGYEYIVLSDEIIEFLNDVASEDLLTKYVKIDTEPTIPLQEFSVSDDDKSIVTSLLQSKKPCNILLYGTPGTGKTQFARSIAANTHRKVFVLTYTSGRETTRHESISSRIMAITIAMKMAEKNDAILIIDEADTILNTLSFLSFFSFDSGDKGTINDLLDTCAAQCIWITNSIYGMSSSTLRRFNYSIKFRHFTSAQRIVLWQRILKSSKLEKYFTSTIIHELSHKYAVNAAEIANSIKTVETMVSQKIILEDMIVTVLERLLQRHADLSGTIHSHKLNPLTPQYDLTFCNTDINLDGVVKAIRRYYAGQCNITNISILLWGPSGTGKTEFVKYLANQVGKELIIKCASDLMEKYVGETEKLMRQAFEEAHENNALLFIDEADTFFASREHAQRSWEISFVNEMLVQMENFKGVLLCSTNMLELLDTAVMRRFTYKIKFNPVQPDMRVKLYERYFVSDSNPLSLPQKERITALEGLTPGHVKAVYQKIIMMDDLTNHDAIIDALEKEVQYMKKGKSVKTGFTV; this is encoded by the coding sequence ACAGACAGTGTTGGAGGCTTCTATACGCAAAGAGATAATGGTATACACAATGAATTTACTACAGCATTTAGAACCAAACGAACGATTGCTTACACTGTGTATGGAATGTTTGAGTATAAAAAGCCGCAGAGAGATGATAGAATCACTTTTTTCGGAAAATGAAAAGAAAAACCGTGATGAATTTGGTCCAGATTACTATAAAGATGCGTTAGAGAGCTTGTATAATCCTTCAGACTTAGGTTCTACAATCATGCGTATTGTACTGGATGCTGTGCAAAAGAAAAAATGGGCAACTGTTCGTTACAAGATTTTTATGTTCATAAAAAAAGAATATGAAACTATTGCACAGCATAAAAATGAATTAGATGAGCGCTTAGCTAAACTGATGGAATTTTTTTCACTTACTGACATTGATTGTGCCATTATGAAATTATGGGCTATTGCTATTTCAATACCAAACAGCCCATTGAAAGAACTGTTATCCGAAGTTAATTACAGTGAATTGCAAAAGCGTATTGCTATAGCTACAGGATTGTCACTTTCTGCCGTTAAAATGTCTCTATCAAAAAAAGGGATTTTATATACCTCACGCATCATTGAATCAATAAATCCTGACGGATACGAATATATAGTTTTGTCGGATGAAATTATTGAATTTTTGAATGATGTTGCAAGTGAAGATCTGCTTACAAAATACGTTAAAATAGATACTGAACCAACGATACCATTGCAAGAGTTTAGTGTATCAGATGATGATAAATCTATAGTAACAAGCTTATTACAAAGCAAAAAACCCTGTAATATCCTTTTATACGGGACCCCCGGCACAGGTAAAACCCAGTTTGCACGAAGCATAGCAGCGAACACCCACCGTAAAGTCTTTGTACTTACCTATACCAGTGGGCGTGAAACCACCAGGCATGAAAGCATAAGTTCACGTATTATGGCTATAACCATAGCTATGAAGATGGCTGAAAAAAATGATGCAATTCTTATTATTGATGAAGCCGACACCATTCTTAATACGCTGTCATTTTTATCATTTTTCTCCTTTGATTCAGGCGATAAAGGCACGATTAATGATTTGCTTGATACTTGTGCTGCACAGTGTATATGGATTACGAATTCTATATATGGGATGTCATCTTCAACATTGCGCCGTTTCAACTACAGCATAAAATTTAGGCACTTCACTTCTGCACAGCGTATTGTTCTATGGCAAAGAATACTAAAGAGCAGTAAGCTTGAAAAATATTTCACCAGTACCATAATCCATGAACTATCGCATAAATATGCTGTCAACGCTGCAGAAATTGCAAATAGTATAAAAACAGTTGAAACCATGGTTTCACAGAAAATAATATTGGAAGATATGATAGTTACTGTACTGGAAAGGCTGTTGCAGCGCCATGCTGATCTTTCTGGTACTATACATAGCCATAAGCTTAATCCTTTAACCCCACAGTATGATCTGACATTCTGCAACACTGATATCAATCTTGATGGAGTTGTAAAGGCTATCAGGCGTTATTATGCCGGGCAATGCAATATTACAAATATTTCTATCCTGCTATGGGGGCCATCAGGTACAGGAAAAACCGAGTTTGTCAAATACCTTGCAAATCAGGTAGGCAAAGAGCTTATCATAAAGTGTGCATCAGATCTCATGGAAAAGTATGTTGGGGAAACCGAAAAGCTTATGCGTCAGGCCTTTGAAGAAGCGCACGAAAACAATGCACTGCTGTTTATTGATGAGGCTGACACATTCTTTGCAAGCCGTGAGCATGCACAGCGTTCCTGGGAAATTTCCTTTGTCAATGAGATGTTAGTACAAATGGAAAATTTTAAGGGCGTCTTATTGTGTTCAACAAATATGCTGGAGCTTTTAGATACTGCTGTCATGCGTCGTTTTACTTATAAAATTAAATTTAATCCTGTACAGCCTGACATGCGTGTTAAACTTTATGAGCGTTATTTTGTAAGCGATAGCAACCCGCTATCGTTGCCGCAAAAGGAAAGAATAACCGCACTTGAAGGATTAACCCCTGGACATGTCAAAGCTGTATATCAGAAAATCATAATGATGGATGATTTAACTAACCACGATGCCATCATTGATGCGCTTGAAAAAGAAGTGCAGTACATGAAAAAAGGTAAAAGTGTGAAAACAGGATTTACAGTATAA